In Geobacillus kaustophilus, a genomic segment contains:
- a CDS encoding o-succinylbenzoate--CoA ligase, giving the protein MTTMPNWLKQRAFLTPERTAVSDGERTKTFAELYEAAASWARRLARAGVKEGDIVALLMKNRIEMIEIIHALFFLGARALLQNVRLTSYEIGWQLDDSEARLVIADEELAGRLGGDGRVLTVDALAALPEADVSLNETCDLEETATIMYTSGTTGTPKGVLQTYGNHWWSAVGSALNLGLHERDCWLAAVPLFHISGLSIAMRSVIYGMPMRLQTSFDPKEANEWIMRGDVTIMSVVAAMLQRMVAELGEARYPDTFRCMLLGGGPAPRPLLEACKEKGIPVYQTYGMTETASQIATLAPEYSLTKLGSAGKPLFPAELCILKDGKPAAPHEAGEIVVKGPNVAKGYLHRPEATEQAIRGGWFFTGDIGYVDEDGFLYVLDRRSDLIISGGENVYPAEVEAVLLSHPDVEEAGVTGVEDETWGQVPYAFVRLKRGAAADEAALRAFCRERLAKYKVPARIYFVDELPRNAAQKLLRRELKRIIPKTEHGF; this is encoded by the coding sequence ATGACGACGATGCCAAATTGGTTGAAGCAACGGGCGTTTTTGACGCCGGAGCGAACCGCTGTGAGCGACGGGGAGAGGACAAAAACGTTTGCCGAACTGTATGAAGCCGCCGCCTCTTGGGCGCGCCGCCTCGCTCGGGCGGGCGTCAAGGAAGGGGACATTGTCGCCTTGCTGATGAAAAACCGCATCGAGATGATTGAGATCATCCATGCGTTGTTTTTTCTTGGCGCCCGCGCCTTGCTGCAAAACGTGCGCCTCACTTCCTATGAGATCGGCTGGCAGCTTGACGACAGCGAAGCGCGTCTTGTTATTGCCGATGAGGAGTTGGCCGGACGCCTCGGCGGCGATGGCCGTGTTCTGACTGTAGACGCCCTGGCCGCGCTTCCAGAAGCGGACGTCTCCTTAAACGAAACGTGCGATTTGGAGGAAACCGCCACGATCATGTATACGTCCGGGACGACCGGCACTCCGAAAGGCGTCTTGCAAACGTACGGCAACCATTGGTGGAGCGCGGTCGGCTCGGCGCTCAATTTAGGCTTGCATGAGCGCGACTGCTGGCTGGCCGCCGTGCCGCTGTTTCACATCAGCGGCCTGTCGATCGCCATGCGCAGCGTCATTTACGGCATGCCGATGCGGCTGCAAACGTCATTCGACCCGAAGGAGGCGAATGAATGGATCATGCGCGGCGACGTGACGATCATGTCGGTTGTCGCCGCCATGCTTCAGCGGATGGTGGCCGAGCTTGGGGAAGCGCGCTATCCTGATACGTTCCGCTGCATGCTGCTTGGCGGCGGGCCGGCGCCGCGCCCGTTGCTTGAGGCGTGCAAAGAAAAAGGCATTCCGGTGTACCAAACGTACGGGATGACGGAAACGGCATCGCAAATCGCGACGCTGGCGCCGGAATACAGCTTGACGAAGCTCGGTTCGGCCGGCAAGCCGCTTTTTCCGGCGGAGCTTTGCATCCTAAAAGACGGAAAGCCGGCTGCGCCGCATGAAGCGGGAGAAATTGTCGTCAAAGGGCCGAATGTCGCCAAAGGATACTTGCATCGCCCGGAAGCGACGGAGCAAGCGATTCGCGGCGGCTGGTTTTTTACCGGCGATATCGGCTATGTTGATGAAGACGGATTTTTGTACGTCCTTGACCGCCGTTCTGACTTGATCATTTCCGGCGGTGAAAACGTCTACCCAGCTGAGGTGGAGGCGGTGCTGCTGTCGCATCCCGATGTGGAAGAAGCCGGGGTGACCGGCGTCGAGGATGAAACGTGGGGGCAAGTGCCGTATGCGTTCGTCCGCCTGAAACGCGGAGCGGCGGCGGATGAAGCGGCGCTGCGCGCGTTTTGCCGCGAACGGCTGGCGAAATATAAAGTGCCGGCCCGCATTTACTTCGTCGACGAACTGCCGCGAAATGCCGCGCAAAAACTGCTGCGCCGCGAACTGAAAAGGATCATTCCGAAAACTGAACATGGCTTTTGA
- a CDS encoding DUF1540 domain-containing protein, which yields MAKDVLCEVRNCHYWAEGNRCSAESIYVVSHAGKMASDSTETDCKTFVPAHEA from the coding sequence ATGGCGAAAGATGTTCTTTGCGAAGTGCGCAACTGCCATTATTGGGCGGAAGGGAACCGCTGCAGCGCGGAGTCCATTTACGTGGTCAGCCATGCAGGAAAAATGGCGTCCGATTCCACGGAGACGGATTGCAAAACGTTTGTTCCAGCCCATGAAGCATAA
- a CDS encoding DUF2325 domain-containing protein, translated as MASLLVVGADHLGHITDKLERSGFREIIHLNGRKVNMVKRDIPDHVDAVLVMIDYVNHNLAKKVKEKAKSKDKPIYFAKRSWSSINAVLEQLEKHA; from the coding sequence ATGGCATCGCTGCTTGTTGTCGGAGCCGATCATTTAGGCCATATTACCGATAAATTGGAGCGTTCCGGATTCCGGGAAATCATTCATCTCAACGGACGGAAAGTGAATATGGTGAAACGCGACATTCCGGATCATGTGGACGCCGTATTGGTCATGATCGATTACGTGAACCATAATTTGGCGAAGAAAGTGAAAGAGAAGGCGAAAAGCAAAGACAAGCCTATTTATTTTGCGAAACGGTCATGGAGCTCGATAAACGCCGTATTGGAGCAGCTGGAAAAACATGCGTGA
- a CDS encoding beta-propeller fold lactonase family protein: MRKWWFAAAIAALLAGCQDEKAWLEQPKAARHAPAHGDNIAVSSDGRYVYTANIDVDTVTIINAKTKTKEAEIPVGREPRQLALSPDGRTLYVSCMYDDEVDVVSLDKRKVVDRWKTGIEPFGIVTSPDGAEVYVANYRSGTVSVFDAESGKRTKDIKAGDRPRALALTADGRKLYVTQYLAAKVTVIDTKKRRVVKEIALAPSPDKPDRKKSQGIPNTLEQIVIAPDGKKAYIPHLLTNVDTPIQFEETVFPAISVLDTTKEAERIDERKELFAAINVTDVHNETIIVSNPYDVAFSPDGGKAYAVMSGSEDLVVFDLRRGGKATQILRRIRGNNPRGIAISPDGKTLYVHNAMSHDLAVIQTGGKSPYAKAKQESGTIRLIAKDSLSPLVREGKTIFYSANSDEFAINITGNNWMSCASCHSDGDINGLTLMTAKGPRNVPSNILATKTGLFMWDGSRDDFADYIHTVQGEMGGMTTIDPSKPLPPNVQHMFDAILAYLNDPRSFPVPKSPYRKADGSLTAEAKEGDRLFNGKGNCLSCHGGEYFTDSVKAVGPDGKLTTANTAYLHDIGTANPKDRASKGDARARFTNPRTPKQWDAPTLRGVWATAPYLHDGSAKTIEEAIRRHRTKEVQTLTPGEIAAIAAYVRSLQ; encoded by the coding sequence ATGCGAAAATGGTGGTTCGCCGCGGCGATCGCCGCGCTGTTGGCCGGCTGTCAGGATGAAAAGGCATGGCTGGAGCAGCCGAAAGCAGCCAGACACGCCCCGGCGCACGGCGACAACATCGCCGTAAGCAGCGATGGGCGCTATGTCTACACCGCCAACATCGATGTGGATACAGTGACGATCATCAACGCGAAAACAAAAACGAAGGAAGCGGAAATTCCTGTCGGCCGCGAACCGCGCCAGTTGGCGCTCAGCCCGGATGGACGGACGCTGTATGTTTCCTGCATGTACGATGATGAAGTGGACGTCGTGTCGCTTGACAAGCGGAAAGTCGTCGACCGTTGGAAAACGGGGATCGAGCCGTTCGGCATCGTCACCAGTCCGGATGGGGCGGAAGTATATGTCGCCAACTACCGCTCGGGCACGGTCTCGGTGTTTGACGCTGAGAGCGGGAAGCGGACGAAAGACATCAAAGCGGGCGATCGGCCGCGGGCGCTGGCGCTGACAGCGGACGGAAGGAAGCTGTACGTGACGCAATATTTGGCGGCCAAAGTCACCGTGATTGACACAAAGAAACGGCGGGTGGTCAAGGAAATCGCCCTTGCTCCGTCGCCGGACAAACCGGACCGGAAAAAAAGCCAAGGCATCCCGAATACGCTCGAGCAAATTGTCATTGCTCCAGACGGAAAGAAGGCGTACATTCCGCACTTATTGACGAACGTCGATACGCCGATCCAGTTTGAGGAAACGGTATTTCCGGCCATTTCCGTCCTCGACACAACGAAAGAGGCGGAGCGGATCGACGAGCGGAAAGAGCTGTTTGCCGCGATCAATGTCACCGATGTCCATAACGAGACGATCATCGTCTCGAATCCGTACGATGTGGCGTTTTCCCCGGACGGCGGCAAAGCGTACGCGGTCATGTCCGGAAGCGAGGACCTCGTCGTCTTTGACTTGCGCCGCGGCGGCAAGGCGACGCAAATTTTGCGCCGCATTCGCGGGAACAACCCGCGCGGGATCGCGATTTCGCCGGATGGCAAAACGCTTTACGTCCACAACGCCATGAGCCATGATTTGGCCGTGATCCAAACCGGAGGAAAAAGCCCGTATGCGAAAGCGAAGCAGGAGAGCGGCACGATCCGCCTCATTGCGAAAGATTCGCTCTCCCCGCTCGTGCGCGAAGGAAAAACGATCTTTTACAGCGCCAACAGCGACGAGTTTGCCATCAACATCACAGGGAACAATTGGATGAGCTGCGCTTCGTGCCATAGCGACGGCGACATCAACGGCTTGACGCTCATGACGGCGAAAGGGCCGCGCAACGTGCCGAGCAACATTTTGGCGACGAAAACCGGGCTGTTTATGTGGGATGGGTCGCGCGACGATTTTGCCGACTACATTCATACCGTGCAAGGCGAGATGGGCGGCATGACGACGATCGACCCGTCCAAGCCGCTGCCGCCGAACGTCCAGCATATGTTTGACGCCATTCTCGCCTACTTGAACGACCCGCGTTCGTTCCCCGTGCCGAAAAGCCCGTATCGAAAGGCGGACGGCAGCTTGACGGCGGAAGCGAAGGAAGGGGATCGGCTGTTCAACGGGAAAGGGAATTGCTTAAGCTGCCATGGGGGCGAGTATTTCACCGACAGCGTCAAGGCGGTCGGGCCGGACGGGAAATTGACGACCGCCAATACCGCCTACTTGCACGACATCGGCACGGCCAACCCGAAGGACCGCGCCTCCAAAGGCGACGCCCGCGCCCGGTTCACAAACCCGCGGACGCCAAAGCAGTGGGATGCGCCGACGCTGCGAGGCGTATGGGCGACAGCCCCGTATTTGCACGACGGCAGCGCGAAAACGATCGAGGAAGCGATCCGGCGCCATCGGACGAAAGAAGTGCAAACGTTGACGCCGGGAGAAATCGCGGCGATCGCCGCCTATGTCCGCTCGCTGCAATAA
- a CDS encoding cytochrome d ubiquinol oxidase subunit II: MADELIAITVLWGFIFIYAVMATMDFGAGFWSMVYIHREKANATKIANRYLSPTWEVTNVFIVAIVVALFSFFPGAAFLLGTVLLVPGSIILLLLAVRSAFLVFAHVAKEYEKALTYISGITGIIIPTLLISVLPITHGEFIDIRKGVPTLDLERFLTSPHAYSFMGFAISSTLFLSSLLLADYSLEAGDREAYRLYRRDAWITGPLSLLMAGCMMLTMRYEAKWLYDKMMEYWPWLIGSVAMFAAAGIALSLPSSRHPHVRGRPRLAVIAIVIQYFLASYAYGKAHLPYMVYPDVTIESAFTHPDTFRALFASYIAGFLILFPGFVYFWRLFMHDKRYVRPK; encoded by the coding sequence ATGGCCGATGAGCTGATTGCCATTACCGTGCTATGGGGGTTTATTTTCATTTATGCCGTCATGGCGACGATGGACTTTGGCGCCGGTTTTTGGTCGATGGTCTATATCCATCGCGAAAAAGCGAACGCCACCAAGATTGCGAACCGCTATTTATCGCCCACCTGGGAGGTGACCAATGTCTTTATCGTCGCGATTGTGGTCGCCTTGTTCAGTTTTTTTCCCGGCGCTGCCTTCCTGCTTGGGACGGTGCTTCTTGTCCCCGGCAGCATCATTTTGCTTTTGCTCGCGGTCCGCAGCGCCTTTCTCGTGTTTGCCCATGTCGCCAAAGAATATGAAAAAGCGTTGACCTATATTTCCGGCATCACCGGCATCATCATCCCCACCTTGCTCATTAGCGTGTTGCCCATTACGCATGGAGAATTCATCGACATCCGAAAGGGCGTCCCAACTCTCGATTTGGAGCGCTTCTTGACAAGCCCTCATGCCTATTCCTTCATGGGCTTTGCGATTTCGAGCACGCTGTTTTTGTCTTCGCTCTTGCTGGCGGATTACTCCCTTGAAGCAGGAGACCGCGAGGCATACCGCCTGTATCGGCGCGACGCTTGGATCACGGGGCCCCTCTCGTTGTTGATGGCGGGATGCATGATGTTGACGATGCGCTACGAAGCCAAATGGCTGTATGACAAGATGATGGAGTATTGGCCGTGGCTGATCGGTTCAGTGGCGATGTTCGCCGCCGCGGGCATCGCCCTCTCCCTGCCGTCTTCTCGGCACCCTCATGTTAGAGGGAGGCCTCGGCTCGCGGTCATCGCGATTGTCATTCAGTATTTTCTCGCGAGTTACGCCTATGGGAAGGCACATCTGCCCTATATGGTGTATCCGGATGTCACGATCGAGTCGGCCTTTACCCATCCGGATACATTCCGGGCGCTGTTTGCCTCCTACATCGCGGGCTTTCTCATTTTGTTTCCCGGCTTCGTCTATTTCTGGCGTTTGTTTATGCACGATAAGCGCTATGTGCGGCCAAAATAA
- a CDS encoding cytochrome ubiquinol oxidase subunit I translates to MDDVIIARSLFGTTMAFHIIFATLGVGIPIMILLAELLHQKTKDHDYAVMAKRWTKGLAVLLGVAIPSGTIAGVQLSLLWPGFMEVIGKVMSLPFQIEIYAFFIEALFMSIYVYAADRISPLMRIVSVFFVALGASASAILITNVHAFEGTPAGFRIENSEIVDVDPWAAFFNPSFFVTAGHVVLSAYMTGAFVLASIAAYQLLRASQNEQVRRFHQKALKLSLTVGGVFSLLTAINGHESAQLLHQYQPEKLAAAEGLFETQSHAPLAIGGFTDAETQSVKWAIEIPWALSFLAGNRFDTVVKGLNDFPKEWWPPLFVHTLFNAMVGIGMLLLLLSAAAWIWQKWLKRPAFPRWLLYGFVAAGPLAVIGIECGWIFACTGRQPWVIYRMMKTEEAVTQTGNLAVLFALFVAIYILLSIAVVLVLRYYFRRHPVADDLRKPPNEGTLPV, encoded by the coding sequence ATGGATGACGTGATCATTGCCCGCAGCTTATTCGGGACGACGATGGCTTTTCATATCATTTTCGCCACACTTGGGGTCGGAATCCCGATCATGATTTTGCTGGCGGAACTTTTGCACCAAAAGACAAAAGATCATGATTATGCCGTCATGGCCAAACGATGGACGAAAGGGTTGGCCGTATTGCTGGGAGTGGCCATTCCGTCAGGCACCATCGCCGGGGTGCAGTTGTCGCTCCTATGGCCGGGCTTTATGGAAGTGATCGGAAAAGTGATGTCCCTCCCGTTTCAAATTGAAATTTACGCCTTTTTTATTGAAGCGTTGTTTATGTCCATTTATGTGTACGCCGCTGACCGCATCTCTCCGTTGATGCGGATTGTGAGCGTGTTTTTTGTCGCTCTTGGCGCCAGCGCTTCCGCCATTTTAATTACCAATGTGCACGCTTTTGAAGGCACGCCGGCGGGATTTCGGATTGAAAACAGCGAAATCGTGGATGTCGACCCATGGGCGGCCTTTTTCAATCCAAGCTTTTTCGTCACGGCCGGACATGTCGTCCTGTCCGCCTATATGACCGGAGCCTTTGTGTTGGCATCAATCGCCGCTTACCAGCTGTTGCGCGCCTCCCAAAACGAGCAAGTGCGGCGTTTTCACCAAAAAGCGCTCAAACTCTCGTTGACAGTCGGCGGCGTATTCTCGCTGTTGACCGCGATCAACGGGCATGAATCGGCCCAGCTCCTTCATCAATACCAACCGGAAAAACTAGCGGCGGCCGAAGGGCTGTTTGAAACCCAATCCCATGCCCCGTTAGCCATCGGCGGATTTACCGATGCGGAAACGCAATCCGTGAAATGGGCCATTGAAATTCCGTGGGCGCTCAGCTTTTTGGCCGGCAACCGTTTCGACACCGTCGTCAAAGGGCTGAATGATTTTCCGAAAGAATGGTGGCCGCCGCTGTTTGTCCATACGTTGTTCAACGCCATGGTGGGCATCGGCATGCTCCTATTGCTCCTGTCAGCTGCCGCGTGGATCTGGCAGAAATGGCTGAAGCGGCCTGCCTTTCCGCGCTGGCTCCTGTACGGTTTTGTCGCCGCCGGGCCGCTGGCTGTGATCGGCATTGAATGCGGCTGGATTTTTGCCTGCACCGGAAGGCAGCCATGGGTCATTTACCGGATGATGAAAACGGAAGAAGCCGTCACGCAAACAGGAAATTTAGCGGTCTTGTTCGCATTGTTTGTGGCGATTTACATCCTATTGAGCATCGCCGTGGTGCTCGTGCTTCGCTATTATTTCCGCCGCCATCCGGTGGCAGACGACCTGCGCAAACCGCCCAATGAAGGCACGCTGCCCGTCTAG
- a CDS encoding metal ABC transporter substrate-binding protein, producing MRATSIILSFLLATSALLYGCQSKPEAKEAQTSNDQLTIYTTVYPLEDFTKKIGGDAVNVKSVYPPGVEAHTFEPTTKTVQQIADADAFIYIGHGMEPFAEKLQETLQNEHVRFLVATNGIELLESNHEQHAHGEGHKDEHEEEHGHEHGDKDPHVWLDPIRSIAIAENIRDLLIELKPEKKDMFMQNFETLKMKLERLDGQFRSVIEKAPRKEMLVSHQAYGYWEDRYGIKQLSVSGLSPSNEPSQKELAQLIQTAKQHHIRYVIFEQNVHPKTAEVIQNEIGAKPLRLHNLESLTDEDRKADKDYFALMAENLRVLQKALH from the coding sequence ATGAGAGCAACGTCCATCATTTTGTCTTTCCTCTTGGCGACGAGCGCCTTGCTATACGGCTGTCAATCGAAGCCAGAGGCAAAAGAGGCCCAAACATCGAACGATCAGTTAACAATTTATACAACCGTCTATCCGCTTGAAGACTTTACGAAAAAAATCGGCGGCGACGCCGTGAACGTCAAAAGCGTTTACCCGCCGGGAGTGGAAGCCCATACGTTCGAACCGACAACCAAAACGGTGCAGCAGATTGCGGACGCGGACGCGTTCATTTACATCGGCCACGGGATGGAACCGTTCGCCGAAAAACTGCAGGAAACATTACAAAATGAGCATGTCCGATTTCTCGTTGCCACAAACGGCATCGAATTGCTTGAATCGAACCATGAACAGCATGCGCATGGCGAAGGGCACAAAGACGAACATGAGGAAGAACATGGCCACGAACACGGAGACAAAGATCCTCATGTATGGCTTGACCCGATCCGCTCCATTGCGATCGCCGAGAACATCCGCGATTTGCTGATTGAACTGAAACCTGAAAAAAAAGACATGTTTATGCAAAACTTTGAAACGTTAAAGATGAAACTCGAGCGCCTTGACGGACAATTTCGTTCCGTCATCGAGAAAGCTCCCAGAAAAGAGATGCTCGTTTCCCATCAAGCCTACGGATATTGGGAAGACCGCTACGGGATCAAACAGCTGAGCGTTTCCGGGCTTTCTCCGAGCAACGAACCATCGCAAAAAGAGCTGGCTCAGCTCATCCAGACAGCCAAACAGCATCACATCCGCTATGTCATTTTCGAACAAAATGTCCATCCCAAAACGGCGGAAGTGATTCAGAACGAAATCGGCGCCAAGCCGCTCCGTCTGCATAACTTGGAATCGCTGACCGATGAAGATCGAAAAGCCGACAAAGATTACTTTGCCCTTATGGCCGAGAATCTCCGCGTGCTGCAAAAAGCCCTTCATTGA
- a CDS encoding GTP-binding protein, whose protein sequence is MKKIPVTVLSGYLGSGKTTLLHHILHNREGKKIAVIVNDMSEINMDAELIRQNGFFRTEEKLIHIQNGCICCTLREDLIKAVDQLVENEEIDYIVIESSGISEPIPVAQTFTYLDEELGIDLSRKCRLDTMVTVVDANRFWTDFSSGETLLDRQQAVDETDSREIADLLIEQIEFANVIIVNKIDLVSAEEAQKLQKVLQKLNPEAVIIPATFGQVPLDSILNTHLFDFEKASQSAGWIKELNEEHTPETEQYGISSFVYRRKRPFHPERLMNWLENWPTEVVRAKGFIWLASWNDWCVLLSQAGTSISIQAAGRWMASYPEEDIKQLLQEEEAWREKWDDTYGDRLTELVLIGIKMNADCIERSLDECLLTDEEMKEDWTLFSNPFPSLTPSA, encoded by the coding sequence ATGAAAAAAATCCCTGTCACTGTATTAAGCGGTTACTTAGGATCAGGGAAAACGACTTTGCTTCATCATATCTTGCACAATCGGGAAGGAAAAAAAATCGCCGTCATTGTCAACGATATGAGCGAAATCAATATGGATGCCGAACTCATTCGGCAAAACGGATTTTTCCGCACCGAAGAAAAGCTCATTCACATTCAAAATGGCTGTATTTGCTGCACCTTGCGGGAGGATTTGATCAAAGCGGTCGATCAGCTCGTCGAAAACGAGGAGATCGACTATATTGTCATTGAATCTTCCGGAATTAGCGAACCCATTCCAGTTGCGCAAACTTTTACGTATTTGGATGAGGAACTTGGAATCGATCTATCCCGAAAATGCCGATTGGACACCATGGTGACGGTTGTCGACGCCAACCGTTTTTGGACGGACTTTTCCTCGGGCGAAACCTTGCTTGACCGCCAACAGGCGGTCGATGAAACGGACAGCCGCGAAATTGCGGATTTGCTTATTGAACAAATCGAATTCGCCAATGTCATTATCGTCAATAAAATCGATCTTGTATCGGCGGAGGAAGCGCAAAAATTACAAAAAGTTCTTCAAAAACTGAATCCGGAAGCCGTCATCATCCCGGCAACTTTCGGCCAAGTGCCGCTTGATTCCATTTTAAACACCCACTTATTTGATTTTGAAAAAGCGAGCCAATCAGCCGGCTGGATCAAAGAGCTGAATGAAGAGCACACACCCGAGACTGAACAATACGGCATCTCTTCCTTTGTTTATCGAAGAAAGCGGCCGTTTCATCCGGAACGTTTGATGAATTGGCTTGAAAACTGGCCAACAGAAGTGGTGCGCGCGAAAGGATTTATTTGGCTTGCCTCTTGGAACGACTGGTGCGTTCTCCTATCGCAAGCAGGGACATCAATCTCCATCCAAGCAGCGGGGCGATGGATGGCTTCCTATCCAGAAGAGGACATCAAACAGCTGTTGCAAGAAGAGGAAGCATGGCGGGAAAAGTGGGATGACACCTACGGCGACCGCTTGACCGAACTCGTGTTGATTGGCATCAAGATGAACGCGGATTGCATCGAACGCTCGCTGGACGAATGCTTGCTGACCGATGAAGAGATGAAGGAAGATTGGACGCTGTTTTCCAATCCGTTTCCTTCATTGACTCCTTCAGCCTAA
- the yidD gene encoding membrane protein insertion efficiency factor YidD, protein MGQWLIWCIRFYQRFLSPLKPPTCRFYPTCSNYGIEAIRRFGAIKGGWLTVKRILKCHPFHPGGFDPVPEPSQHLKKNKIT, encoded by the coding sequence ATGGGCCAATGGCTGATTTGGTGCATCCGCTTTTATCAACGCTTCCTCTCTCCGCTCAAGCCGCCGACATGCCGCTTTTATCCGACTTGCTCGAACTATGGCATCGAAGCGATCCGGCGGTTTGGCGCCATAAAAGGGGGATGGCTGACGGTCAAGCGCATTTTGAAATGCCATCCGTTCCATCCGGGCGGGTTTGATCCCGTTCCTGAACCATCCCAACACCTGAAAAAAAACAAAATCACTTGA
- a CDS encoding S-ribosylhomocysteine lyase has translation MPSPVESFELDHCAVKAPYVRHCGVHKVGSDGVVNKFDIRFCQPNKEAMDPAAIHTLEHLLAYTLRQHAAKYDHFDIIDISPMGCQTGFYLVVSGSPTVDEVIDLLEDAMKDALAATEVPAATERQCGQAKLHDLEAAKKLMRFWLSQEKEELKKVFG, from the coding sequence ATGCCTTCACCGGTGGAAAGCTTTGAATTGGATCATTGCGCGGTTAAGGCGCCGTATGTGCGGCATTGCGGAGTTCACAAAGTCGGCAGCGACGGCGTCGTCAATAAGTTTGACATTCGCTTTTGCCAGCCGAACAAGGAAGCGATGGACCCCGCCGCCATTCATACGCTCGAACATTTGTTGGCGTATACGCTGCGCCAACATGCGGCGAAATATGATCATTTCGACATTATCGACATCTCGCCGATGGGCTGCCAGACTGGGTTTTACCTTGTGGTGAGCGGTTCGCCGACCGTGGACGAGGTCATCGATTTGTTGGAAGACGCCATGAAGGACGCGCTCGCCGCGACGGAAGTGCCAGCGGCGACCGAGCGGCAATGCGGCCAGGCGAAGCTGCATGACCTAGAGGCGGCCAAAAAGCTTATGCGTTTTTGGCTTTCGCAAGAGAAAGAAGAGTTGAAAAAGGTGTTTGGCTGA
- the ytzI gene encoding YtzI protein translates to MYWTLAVCLIIAAVVLALAVATTSKAYAHKHTVDPLPEERGSGQQAGPKQPQ, encoded by the coding sequence ATGTACTGGACGTTGGCTGTTTGCCTCATCATTGCCGCTGTCGTTCTCGCTTTAGCGGTCGCGACGACTTCGAAAGCGTACGCGCACAAGCATACGGTCGATCCGCTCCCGGAAGAGCGCGGCAGCGGACAACAAGCCGGCCCGAAGCAGCCGCAGTAG
- a CDS encoding Dps family protein, whose protein sequence is MATRLIDLVNKQIANWTVLYVKLHNYHWYVTGPQFFTLHEKFEQLYNEAAVHIDALAERLLALGGKPVATMKDCLEQASVKEAAGTETAEQMVAAIVGDFETMIGELKEGMQLADEVGDETTGDMLLGIHRGLEKHVWMLKSFLGR, encoded by the coding sequence ATGGCAACCCGACTGATCGATCTCGTCAACAAACAAATCGCCAACTGGACCGTTTTGTACGTGAAATTGCACAACTACCATTGGTATGTCACCGGTCCGCAATTTTTCACGCTGCACGAGAAGTTTGAGCAGCTGTACAATGAAGCGGCCGTTCATATTGATGCCCTCGCTGAGCGGCTCTTGGCGCTCGGCGGCAAGCCGGTGGCGACGATGAAAGACTGCCTTGAGCAGGCGTCCGTCAAAGAAGCGGCCGGAACGGAAACGGCCGAACAAATGGTCGCCGCGATTGTCGGCGACTTTGAAACGATGATCGGCGAATTGAAAGAAGGCATGCAGCTGGCGGATGAAGTTGGCGATGAGACGACGGGCGACATGCTCCTTGGCATTCATCGCGGCTTGGAAAAACACGTCTGGATGCTGAAATCGTTCCTAGGGCGTTGA
- a CDS encoding phage holin family protein: MNKPIPMVAVSLFGSFLSLFVGSVDSFVLILLALVIVDYLTGIAASAVEGKLSSQVGFRGIIRKLLIFVLVAASHLVDLAIGWNMHVIRDAIIFFYIANEFISIVENAGRAGVPIPSVLRKAIELLKDEIK; encoded by the coding sequence GTGAACAAGCCGATCCCGATGGTTGCCGTGTCGCTGTTCGGTTCATTTTTGTCGCTGTTTGTCGGCAGCGTGGACTCATTTGTTTTGATTTTGCTTGCTTTGGTCATTGTCGACTACCTTACCGGCATTGCCGCCAGCGCGGTCGAAGGCAAGCTGTCGAGCCAGGTCGGCTTTCGCGGCATCATCCGCAAACTGTTGATTTTCGTGCTGGTGGCAGCATCGCATCTCGTCGATTTGGCCATTGGATGGAACATGCATGTAATCCGCGATGCGATCATTTTTTTCTATATCGCCAATGAGTTTATCTCGATTGTGGAAAACGCCGGCCGGGCGGGCGTTCCGATCCCGTCCGTGCTCCGCAAGGCGATCGAGCTGCTGAAAGATGAAATAAAATAA